GAATGGCACTTACAAGCCAAATGAATGGGCCCATATGATGGTGGTAGTTGTGTTACTCCATGTTAATTGCTTTGCTCAGTATGCCTTATGCAGCCTTAACTTGGGATACAAAAGATCCAATCGACCTGCTGTGGGTGTCGGTATCTGTCTGTCTGTTGCAATTGCTGCCCCAGCAATAGCAGGTTTGTATTCCATTTTAAGTCCCCTTGGAAAGGAGTATGACTCTGAAGTTGATGAAGAAGCGCAGGTTCAACCTCTTACTAATGGCACTAGTTGGTCCAGCCAACTAACAATGAAGTCGTTAGAAAAAAGATTTTCATTTGCGTCGAGAACTGAGCAGAGGATTATTGAGCATGCACCCAAATGGAGTGGGGGCCTATTTGATATTTGGGACGATATTTCTATatcttatctctctcttttctgttgtttttgtgtttttgggtgGAATATGGAAAGACTTGGGTTTGGGAATATGTATGTTCATATTGCAACTTTTCTCCTCTTTTGCATGGCTCCATTTTGGATCTTCAATTTGGCTGCCGTCAATATTGATGATGAGACCATGAGGGAATGTCTAGCATTGACTGGTGTCGTGCTTTGTGTGTTCGGTTTACTCTATGGTGGATTCTGGAGGATCCAAATGAGGAAGAGATTCAACTTACCTGCAAATAACCTTTTTTGTGGAAAACCTGCAGTTGCAGATTGCACACAGTGGCTTTTCTGTTGTTGGTGCTCCCTTGCTCAGGAGGTTCGTACAGCTGATTTCTATGATATTGTGGAAGATAAATTTTGCAGAAAACAGAAGGACGAGAATGGCCAACTGGCACTTTCCCCTTTACCACGTGAAGGTGGAGCAGTTCAATCCAGATACAGTTCAACTTCTTTACATTCAAACAACCCTAGGTTGTCTAAGCTCAGGACTGAAAACTCCCCAGGTCCAAGCAGACTTTCAAACTATCATAATAGTCCCAATGGAAAGCTCCTCCTGGTCGAGGAGTTTTCTGAAGAAGGTCTAGAGAATTTTATGAAGCCACCTGATCTATCATCAATGCAGAGAGATGAAATTCCATTGAGGCATTCAGTAGACGCTCAAGTGCCATAGTGCTTATGGTGCTGGGAATCCATGTAATaccatgtcaattttttataaactccTTTTTGTTGTTCATCTTTGTACTTTCATAGCTTCTAGCATGTGTAATTTGACGTGTCCTTGTTATACACTAATCAGCCTAAGTACCATCTTCAATCTTCAGCGAATGTCTGCTAGGCTTGCATACTACAATAACAGGGATTAGAGTCTCTTTATGATCTAAGACGCATTTAGAGAGGATAAGTTTAACTATGAGTTGATTTAACTATATTATTGACATGGTAAAAGGATTAGAATGATAGATTTTAGAGTGTGGAAAGTTGGATTCTCAGGTGGTTCAACAAATTCCAGCATTACTGTACCTTTTCCTTCACAAGAATTTCATTTCTTGGATCTAGGAACAATGAGATATCATCAAAGGTGTTTGACATAGCATCAAAGGTACAGGTTTAGTAAGAACACTGAAAACACCATTCCTGCATGAAAATGTAAAGGCAGAGAGCATCTTAGTGGTGGCAATTCCCATGTACGTTTTATTATCATACTAGTGTGCCCGTTTGGTACAGTTTAATATTTCAGCTTTTCGAAAATgataattgttttaaaaagttgtaccttcggaaatttaaattaaaaaaaaaaaaaaaaaacaaagtaactctagtttgaaaaaaattgcTTTAGAAAGGTGCTGGACCGCAGACACTCATGAGGAGAAATGGAATATAAAGCAGC
The DNA window shown above is from Quercus lobata isolate SW786 chromosome 7, ValleyOak3.0 Primary Assembly, whole genome shotgun sequence and carries:
- the LOC115953532 gene encoding uncharacterized protein LOC115953532, which encodes MIPTSNGGDLMEVQEDLASSSTPYAYTANENGALQISTSRKGLLSDENPRRGNKGRLSITPSKLSLLKIKSSSNLASPSAKVQHIAEENDETQRSVPSSSSQGFQKRFSGILAKKINWESLMTIGKEWIKNPLNMVLFLWISCVAVSGAILFLVMTNMLNGALPQKSQRDTWFEVNNQILNALFTLMCLYQHPKRFHHLVLLCRWKPKDISALRKIYSKNGTYKPNEWAHMMVVVVLLHVNCFAQYALCSLNLGYKRSNRPAVGVGICLSVAIAAPAIAGLYSILSPLGKEYDSEVDEEAQVQPLTNGTSWSSQLTMKSLEKRFSFASRTEQRIIEHAPKWSGGLFDIWDDISISYLSLFCCFCVFGWNMERLGFGNMYVHIATFLLFCMAPFWIFNLAAVNIDDETMRECLALTGVVLCVFGLLYGGFWRIQMRKRFNLPANNLFCGKPAVADCTQWLFCCWCSLAQEVRTADFYDIVEDKFCRKQKDENGQLALSPLPREGGAVQSRYSSTSLHSNNPRLSKLRTENSPGPSRLSNYHNSPNGKLLLVEEFSEEGLENFMKPPDLSSMQRDEIPLRHSVDAQVP